A single genomic interval of Microbacterium sp. zg-Y1090 harbors:
- the rpoZ gene encoding DNA-directed RNA polymerase subunit omega, with product MATRDQGIIDPPIDALLEKVDSKYQLVIYASKRARQINDYYSDLHEGNLFDNVGPLVDSTVEDKPLTIALHEIHEDKLRLRHVD from the coding sequence ATGGCCACTCGCGACCAGGGAATCATCGATCCGCCCATCGACGCACTGCTGGAGAAGGTCGACTCGAAGTACCAGCTCGTGATCTACGCATCCAAGCGGGCGCGTCAGATCAACGACTACTACTCCGACCTTCACGAGGGCAACCTCTTCGACAACGTCGGCCCGCTCGTCGACTCGACCGTCGAGGACAAGCCCCTCACGATCGCGCTGCACGAGATCCACGAGGACAAGCTGCGCCTTCGCCACGTCGACTGA
- the gmk gene encoding guanylate kinase, with product MADAQHPPEVDRAAASRRAVAARRERASLKRDVATRVISPQELLRRALAAPTSPAGAMRVPEFLTAIPAIGEGKRDRILAQLGISPVKRLGGLGTRQRVALQRFLDERWPEPAPRDGRSRLLVLAGPTAVGKGTVAAYIKEHHPEIVLSVSATTRAPRPGEVEGEHYYFVSDAEFDRMVSDGELLEHATVHNRHRYGTPRAPIEAALAAGSTVLLEIDLQGARQVRAAEPSATLVFLLPPSWDELVDRLVGRGTEDAEERARRLRTAKVELAAQGEFDYRVVNDEVSHAAAEVAALAH from the coding sequence ATCGCTGACGCCCAGCACCCGCCCGAGGTCGACCGCGCCGCAGCCTCCCGCCGCGCCGTGGCCGCCCGCCGCGAGCGAGCCTCGCTCAAGCGCGACGTAGCGACGCGCGTGATCTCGCCGCAGGAACTGCTGCGGCGCGCCCTGGCGGCGCCGACGTCGCCGGCCGGGGCGATGCGCGTACCGGAGTTCCTCACCGCCATCCCTGCGATCGGCGAGGGCAAACGCGACCGCATCCTGGCGCAGCTGGGCATCTCGCCCGTCAAGCGCCTGGGCGGCCTCGGCACCCGCCAGCGCGTCGCCCTGCAGCGGTTCCTCGACGAGCGCTGGCCCGAGCCGGCGCCGCGCGACGGCCGCAGTCGGCTGCTCGTGCTGGCCGGCCCCACCGCCGTCGGCAAGGGCACCGTCGCGGCCTACATCAAGGAGCATCACCCCGAGATCGTGCTGTCGGTGTCAGCGACCACGCGCGCCCCGCGGCCGGGCGAGGTCGAGGGGGAGCATTACTACTTCGTCTCCGACGCCGAGTTCGACCGCATGGTCAGCGACGGCGAGCTGCTGGAGCACGCGACGGTGCACAACCGCCACCGGTACGGCACCCCGCGCGCGCCCATCGAGGCGGCCCTCGCCGCGGGCAGCACGGTGCTTCTCGAGATCGACCTGCAGGGGGCGCGCCAGGTGCGCGCCGCGGAACCGAGCGCGACGCTGGTGTTCCTGCTGCCGCCCAGCTGGGACGAGCTGGTCGACCGGCTCGTCGGCCGCGGCACCGAGGACGCGGAGGAGCGCGCCAGGCGCCTGCGCACCGCGAAGGTGGAACTCGCTGCACAGGGGGAGTTCGACTACCGCGTCGTCAACGACGAGGTGTCCCACGCCGCCGCAGAGGTCGCCGCACTCGCGCACTGA
- the pyrF gene encoding orotidine-5'-phosphate decarboxylase, with protein MTTFGSRLRDALSARGPLCVGIDPHPHLLADWALPASAAGVREFGLRVVDAAAGRVGIVKPQVSFFEQWGSAGFAALEDVLAAARAAGLLVIADAKRGDIGTTMAAYAEAWLTPGSPLEADALTVSPYLGVGALDGTLRHALAHGKGAFVLAATSNPEARGLQQADLAGATVSARVLAEVAAFNAQATVAGEPASIGVVIGATVDLTASGLTAPSPAVPVLAPGFGAQGAQPEDLAALLGPLTSPVIASESRSILSAGPASLAARISERAALYPEVDHR; from the coding sequence ATGACCACGTTCGGCTCCCGCCTGCGGGACGCCCTCTCCGCGAGGGGGCCCCTGTGCGTCGGGATCGACCCGCACCCTCACCTGCTCGCCGACTGGGCCCTGCCCGCGTCGGCGGCAGGGGTGCGTGAGTTCGGCCTTCGGGTGGTGGATGCCGCCGCCGGCCGCGTCGGGATCGTCAAACCCCAGGTGTCGTTCTTCGAGCAGTGGGGCTCTGCAGGATTCGCCGCGCTCGAGGATGTGCTCGCCGCCGCCCGCGCTGCCGGTCTGCTCGTCATCGCCGATGCCAAGCGCGGCGACATCGGCACCACGATGGCCGCCTACGCCGAGGCCTGGCTCACCCCGGGTTCACCGCTGGAAGCCGACGCGCTGACGGTCAGCCCGTACCTGGGGGTGGGAGCTCTCGACGGCACCCTGCGCCACGCGCTCGCGCACGGCAAAGGGGCGTTCGTGCTCGCCGCGACCAGCAATCCCGAGGCGCGTGGTCTGCAGCAGGCCGACCTCGCCGGCGCCACGGTGTCCGCGCGCGTGCTGGCGGAGGTCGCCGCGTTCAACGCGCAGGCGACGGTCGCGGGCGAGCCCGCCTCGATCGGCGTCGTCATCGGCGCCACGGTCGACCTCACCGCTTCGGGCCTGACCGCGCCGTCGCCGGCCGTGCCCGTGCTCGCTCCGGGCTTCGGCGCCCAGGGCGCGCAGCCCGAGGACCTCGCGGCGCTCCTCGGGCCCCTCACCTCGCCGGTCATCGCCAGCGAGAGCCGCAGCATCCTGTCCGCAGGACCCGCATCACTGGCCGCCCGCATCTCGGAGCGCGCGGCCCTGTACCCGGAGGTGGATCATCGCTGA
- the carB gene encoding carbamoyl-phosphate synthase large subunit, with translation MPKRDDINSVLVIGSGPIVIGQAAEFDYSGTQACRVLREEGVRVILVNPNPATIMTDPDFADATYIEPITPEVIETIIAKEKPDAILPTLGGQTALNAAMALDKAGILDKYGVELIGAKVEAIEKGEDRQIFKQLVIDAGAEVAASRIAHTMDEVLAAADELGYPLVVRPSFTMGGLGSGFAYDERDLRRIAGAGLHDSPTSEVLLEESILGWKEYELELMRDTADNTVVVCSIENVDPVGVHTGDSITVAPALTLTDREYQKMRDIGIDIIRAVGVDTGGCNIQFAVDPATGRIIVIEMNPRVSRSSALASKATGFPIAKIAAKLAIGYRLDEIPNDITKVTPASFEPTLDYVVVKVPRFNFEKFPAADVTLTTTMKSVGEAMAIGRNYATALQKALRSLEKRGSSFHWGDEERSVEELLEVAKTPTDGRIVVLQQAMRKGATIEQAFEATKIDPWFLDQIVLINEVAEFVRTAGELDADTLRAAKEHGFSDAQIAQLRGITEAEARGIRHALSIRPVYKTVDTCAGEFPALTPYHYSSYDAETEITPSERTKVVIIGSGPNRIGQGVEFDYSCVHASFALSDAGFETIMVNCNPETVSTDYDTSDRLYFEPLTLEDVLEVLHAEAQSGTILGVICQMGGQTPLRLAKGIEAAGYTILGTQPEAIDLAEERELFSRLLDEAGLVAPRSGTAIDVDGAVAVAEGIGYPVLVRPSFVLGGRGMEIVYDTASLRDYFVRIADQAIIGPGMPLLVDRFLDDAVEIDVDALYDGSDLYIGGVMEHLEEAGIHSGDSSCTLPPMSLGRGEVDRVREATRAIAEGVGVRGLLNVQFAVSAGVLYVIEANPRASRTVPFVSKALGIPMAKAAARIMAGTPIAGLIAEGMLPEQDGSRVPLGAPIAVKEAVLPFKRFRTKDGRMVDSVLGPEMRSTGEVMGIDRDFPTAFAKSQAAAYGGMPLQGTVFISVADEDKRGVILPAHRLQELGYTITATEGTAEILARNGIDVTVVRKYSETLGGDERNIVDLINAGEIDMVVNTPSGGISRADGYEIRAAAVAADKALFTTMAVLGAAVSALPVLREGFRVRSLQEYAADRAAALASDRGGR, from the coding sequence ATGCCTAAGCGCGACGACATCAACTCCGTCCTCGTCATCGGATCCGGCCCGATCGTCATCGGTCAGGCCGCCGAGTTCGACTACTCCGGCACGCAGGCCTGCCGCGTGCTGCGTGAGGAGGGCGTGCGCGTCATCCTCGTCAACCCCAACCCGGCGACGATCATGACCGACCCGGACTTCGCCGACGCCACCTACATCGAGCCCATCACCCCCGAGGTGATCGAGACGATCATCGCCAAGGAGAAGCCCGACGCGATCCTGCCCACCCTGGGCGGCCAGACGGCGCTGAACGCCGCGATGGCCCTGGACAAGGCCGGCATCCTCGACAAATACGGCGTGGAGCTCATCGGTGCCAAGGTCGAGGCGATCGAGAAGGGCGAGGACCGCCAGATCTTCAAGCAGCTGGTGATCGACGCCGGCGCCGAAGTCGCCGCCTCCCGCATCGCCCACACGATGGACGAGGTGCTCGCGGCCGCCGACGAGCTCGGCTATCCGCTGGTGGTGCGCCCGTCGTTCACGATGGGCGGCCTCGGCTCCGGATTCGCCTACGACGAGCGCGACCTCCGTCGCATCGCCGGCGCCGGTCTGCACGACTCGCCCACGAGCGAGGTGCTGCTGGAGGAGTCGATCCTGGGCTGGAAGGAGTACGAGCTCGAGCTCATGCGCGACACGGCCGACAACACCGTCGTCGTGTGCTCCATCGAGAACGTCGACCCCGTGGGCGTGCACACCGGCGACTCGATCACCGTCGCGCCGGCGCTGACGCTCACCGACCGCGAGTACCAGAAGATGCGCGACATCGGCATCGACATCATCCGCGCGGTGGGCGTGGACACCGGCGGCTGCAACATCCAGTTCGCCGTCGACCCCGCCACCGGGCGCATCATCGTCATCGAGATGAACCCGCGCGTCTCCCGCTCGTCGGCGCTGGCCTCCAAGGCCACAGGGTTCCCCATCGCCAAGATCGCCGCGAAGCTCGCCATCGGCTACCGGCTGGACGAGATCCCCAACGACATCACCAAGGTCACGCCCGCCAGCTTCGAGCCGACCCTGGACTACGTCGTGGTGAAGGTGCCGCGCTTCAACTTCGAGAAGTTCCCCGCGGCTGATGTCACCCTCACGACCACCATGAAGTCGGTCGGCGAGGCGATGGCCATCGGCCGCAACTACGCCACGGCGCTGCAGAAGGCACTGCGCTCGCTCGAGAAGCGCGGCTCCAGCTTCCACTGGGGCGACGAAGAGCGCTCCGTCGAGGAGCTGCTGGAGGTCGCGAAGACCCCCACCGACGGACGCATCGTCGTGCTGCAGCAGGCCATGCGCAAGGGCGCGACCATCGAGCAGGCGTTCGAGGCCACCAAGATCGACCCGTGGTTCCTCGACCAGATCGTCCTCATCAACGAGGTCGCCGAGTTCGTGCGCACCGCCGGTGAGCTGGACGCCGACACGCTCCGCGCCGCCAAGGAGCACGGCTTCAGCGACGCGCAGATCGCCCAGCTGCGGGGGATCACCGAGGCCGAGGCACGCGGCATCCGCCACGCGCTGTCGATCCGCCCGGTGTACAAGACCGTCGACACCTGCGCGGGGGAGTTCCCCGCACTGACTCCGTACCACTACTCCAGCTACGACGCCGAGACCGAGATCACCCCGTCGGAGCGCACCAAGGTCGTCATCATCGGCTCCGGCCCCAACCGCATCGGTCAGGGCGTGGAGTTCGACTACTCCTGTGTGCACGCCTCGTTCGCGCTGTCGGATGCCGGCTTCGAGACGATCATGGTCAACTGCAACCCTGAGACCGTCTCGACCGACTACGACACCAGCGACCGGCTCTACTTCGAGCCGCTGACGCTCGAGGACGTCCTGGAGGTGCTGCACGCCGAGGCGCAGTCGGGCACCATCCTCGGCGTGATCTGCCAGATGGGCGGACAGACGCCGTTGAGGCTCGCGAAGGGCATCGAGGCGGCGGGCTACACCATCCTCGGCACCCAGCCCGAGGCGATCGATCTCGCCGAGGAGCGCGAGCTGTTCTCGCGCCTGCTCGACGAAGCCGGTCTCGTCGCCCCCCGCAGCGGCACCGCGATCGATGTCGACGGTGCGGTCGCGGTGGCCGAGGGCATCGGCTACCCCGTGCTGGTGCGCCCGAGCTTCGTGCTCGGCGGACGCGGCATGGAGATCGTCTACGACACCGCCAGCCTGCGCGACTACTTCGTGCGCATCGCCGACCAGGCCATCATCGGCCCCGGCATGCCGCTGCTGGTCGACCGGTTCCTCGACGACGCCGTGGAGATCGACGTCGACGCGCTCTACGACGGCAGCGACCTCTACATCGGCGGCGTCATGGAGCACCTCGAAGAGGCCGGCATCCACTCGGGCGACTCCAGCTGCACGCTGCCGCCGATGTCGCTCGGACGCGGCGAGGTCGACCGGGTGCGCGAGGCGACGCGCGCGATCGCCGAGGGCGTGGGCGTGCGGGGTCTGCTGAACGTGCAGTTCGCCGTCAGCGCGGGCGTGCTCTACGTCATCGAGGCCAACCCGCGGGCCAGCCGCACCGTGCCGTTCGTGTCCAAGGCGCTCGGCATCCCCATGGCGAAGGCTGCCGCCCGCATCATGGCGGGCACCCCCATCGCCGGGCTCATCGCCGAGGGGATGCTTCCCGAGCAGGACGGGTCCCGTGTGCCGCTGGGCGCCCCCATCGCCGTCAAGGAGGCGGTGCTGCCGTTCAAGCGCTTCCGCACCAAGGACGGCCGCATGGTCGACTCGGTCCTCGGCCCGGAGATGCGCTCGACGGGCGAAGTCATGGGCATCGACCGCGACTTCCCGACGGCGTTCGCCAAGAGCCAGGCGGCGGCCTACGGCGGCATGCCGCTGCAGGGGACCGTCTTCATCTCGGTCGCCGACGAGGACAAGCGCGGCGTGATCCTGCCCGCGCACCGCCTGCAGGAGCTCGGCTACACGATCACCGCGACCGAGGGCACCGCTGAGATCCTCGCCCGCAACGGCATCGACGTGACCGTGGTGCGCAAGTACTCCGAGACCCTCGGCGGCGATGAGCGCAACATCGTCGACCTCATCAACGCGGGCGAGATCGACATGGTCGTCAACACCCCGTCGGGCGGCATCTCCCGCGCCGACGGCTACGAGATCCGCGCCGCGGCGGTCGCCGCCGACAAGGCGCTGTTCACGACGATGGCCGTGCTCGGCGCCGCCGTCAGCGCCCTGCCCGTGCTGCGGGAGGGCTTCCGCGTGCGGAGCCTGCAGGAGTACGCCGCCGATCGCGCCGCCGCACTCGCCTCCGACCGGGGAGGACGATGA